From Solibacillus isronensis, the proteins below share one genomic window:
- a CDS encoding SulP family inorganic anion transporter gives MKVKWSGRFEGYSFAHFKKDLLSGTIVGIIAVPLAMSFAIASGVKPEYGIYTAIIAGILISLLGGSKFQIGGPTGAFVPILLGVVLVYGYENLLIAGLMAGIMLLLMGIFRLGSLIKFIPRPVTVGFTAGIAVIIFTGQIGNFLGLTNMEQHEKFHMNVLEIASHIESVNFYSLLVAIISFALILMAPKVLPKVPGALIGILVSSVVTVLFLQGHVATIGSTYGAIPNTLPQFHIPEITFERIYMLIGPAFVIAMLGGIESLLSAVVADGMTNSKHNSNRELIGQGVANIVTPFFGGIPATGAIARTATNIKSGAVSPMSGVIHGIFVLITLLLLAPLAVHIPLASLAPVLMMVAWNMSERHHFVHILKLKSGDSLVLCITFLLTVFMSLTVAVMAGLILAVILFAKSMSDSLTVSKVLPNMERANGKLQPQIVSDFHDCPQISIYTIEGPLFFGAAEKFEQTLLNTIQERPKVFILRMRKVPYIDSTGEEYFRNILQHIKSYGGKVFVTNVQPGLEQMLKRSGLYDLMEAEHFYHTTSDAISAACQYIELNKCIGCTHYAFKECQLLANGIPLSEHEVQAQKKLTEATI, from the coding sequence ATGAAAGTTAAGTGGTCTGGAAGATTTGAAGGCTATTCATTCGCCCATTTCAAAAAGGATTTATTATCTGGGACGATTGTCGGGATTATTGCTGTACCGTTGGCGATGAGTTTTGCCATTGCCTCGGGGGTCAAACCGGAATACGGAATTTACACAGCAATTATCGCAGGTATTTTAATTTCCTTACTAGGAGGTTCAAAATTCCAAATTGGCGGTCCGACAGGTGCATTCGTTCCGATTTTGCTTGGAGTTGTCCTCGTTTACGGGTATGAAAACTTGCTCATCGCAGGTTTAATGGCGGGGATTATGCTGCTGCTGATGGGGATTTTCAGGCTGGGGTCCCTGATTAAATTTATCCCGAGGCCCGTTACAGTCGGTTTTACAGCAGGGATTGCCGTCATTATTTTTACCGGACAAATCGGAAATTTTTTAGGGTTAACAAATATGGAGCAGCATGAGAAGTTTCATATGAATGTTCTTGAAATTGCTTCCCATATTGAAAGTGTTAATTTTTATAGTTTACTCGTTGCAATTATTAGTTTCGCATTAATACTTATGGCACCGAAAGTTTTACCGAAAGTACCGGGTGCCCTTATTGGAATTCTTGTGTCATCCGTTGTAACGGTGCTTTTTTTACAGGGGCATGTTGCGACAATTGGTTCCACATATGGTGCAATACCGAATACACTTCCTCAGTTCCACATACCGGAAATAACATTTGAACGTATATACATGCTCATCGGGCCAGCGTTTGTCATTGCAATGCTAGGCGGAATTGAATCGCTGCTATCGGCGGTTGTTGCAGACGGCATGACGAACAGCAAGCATAACAGTAACCGGGAACTGATCGGGCAAGGGGTTGCCAATATTGTGACACCGTTTTTTGGAGGAATACCTGCTACTGGTGCAATTGCACGAACGGCTACTAATATTAAATCCGGTGCTGTTTCGCCAATGTCAGGGGTAATCCATGGTATCTTCGTTTTAATCACGTTATTATTGCTCGCGCCATTAGCGGTACATATTCCACTTGCGAGTTTAGCACCTGTACTCATGATGGTCGCATGGAATATGAGCGAACGTCACCATTTCGTACACATTCTAAAATTGAAATCCGGAGATTCGCTTGTTCTATGTATTACATTTTTATTGACTGTATTTATGAGCTTAACGGTTGCTGTAATGGCTGGACTCATTTTAGCGGTGATTCTTTTTGCGAAAAGTATGAGCGATAGCCTGACTGTTTCCAAAGTGCTGCCGAATATGGAGAGAGCGAACGGAAAGTTGCAGCCTCAGATTGTATCGGATTTTCATGATTGTCCACAAATCAGTATTTATACAATAGAAGGTCCTCTATTTTTCGGTGCTGCTGAAAAGTTTGAACAGACGCTGCTGAATACAATACAGGAACGTCCGAAAGTGTTTATCCTTCGAATGCGAAAGGTACCGTATATCGATTCGACAGGGGAAGAGTATTTCCGCAATATCCTTCAACATATAAAGTCATATGGCGGTAAAGTTTTCGTAACAAATGTTCAGCCGGGATTAGAGCAGATGCTAAAGCGAAGCGGGTTATATGATTTAATGGAAGCGGAACATTTTTATCATACGACAAGTGACGCAATATCAGCGGCATGCCAGTATATCGAGTTAAATAAATGTATTGGATGCACGCACTATGCGTTTAAAGAATGCCAATTGCTAGCAAATGGCATCCCACTATCGGAGCATGAAGTGCAGGCACAGAAAAAATTGACCGAAGCAACAATATAA
- a CDS encoding pyrimidine-nucleoside phosphorylase, whose product MRMVDIIEKKRNGEELTTAEIRFFVEGYTDGTIPDYQASALCMAIYFKDMTDRERADLTMAMVESGDQIDLSSIAGVKVDKHSTGGVGDTTTLPLAAMVAAVGVPVAKMSGRGLGHTGGTIDKLEAIEGFHVELTSEEFSKQVNEIGMAVIGQSGNLTPADKKLYALRDVTGTVSSIPLIAGSIMSKKIAAGADAIVLDVKTGDGAFMKTIEDSIKLAEAMVKIGNNVGRKTMAIISDMSQPLGYAIGNALEVQEAIDTLKGKGPADLNELCYTLGSQMVVVGGKAKTIEEARKMLEEVVDNGAALEVLKKFIAAQGGDASVVDDPSRLPQAKFKFDVPAKQAGYVSKIEADDIGTAAMLLGAGRATKESEIDLAVGLVLHKKVGDQVEVGESLMTIHANTENVDAVLEKIYAHVYISAEKVESPKLIEAIITQ is encoded by the coding sequence ATGAGAATGGTAGATATTATTGAAAAAAAACGTAACGGCGAAGAATTGACAACAGCTGAAATTCGTTTCTTTGTAGAAGGATATACAGATGGCACGATCCCTGATTATCAGGCAAGTGCGTTATGTATGGCAATTTACTTTAAGGATATGACAGATCGCGAACGCGCGGATTTAACAATGGCGATGGTTGAATCAGGTGACCAGATTGACCTTTCTTCAATTGCAGGCGTAAAAGTGGACAAACACTCAACAGGCGGAGTTGGCGATACAACGACATTGCCGTTAGCTGCAATGGTAGCAGCTGTCGGTGTTCCGGTAGCAAAAATGAGTGGTCGTGGTTTAGGGCACACAGGCGGTACGATTGACAAGCTTGAAGCGATTGAAGGTTTCCACGTTGAATTAACAAGTGAAGAGTTTTCAAAACAAGTAAATGAAATCGGCATGGCTGTTATCGGTCAATCGGGCAACTTAACACCAGCGGATAAAAAGCTATATGCGCTACGTGATGTTACAGGAACAGTTTCAAGCATTCCGCTAATTGCCGGCTCTATTATGTCGAAGAAAATTGCTGCAGGTGCAGATGCCATTGTTCTTGATGTTAAGACAGGTGACGGCGCATTTATGAAAACGATTGAAGATTCAATTAAACTTGCTGAAGCGATGGTGAAAATCGGAAATAACGTTGGCCGTAAAACGATGGCAATTATTTCGGATATGAGTCAGCCTTTAGGATATGCAATCGGAAATGCTCTTGAAGTTCAAGAAGCAATCGATACATTAAAAGGTAAAGGTCCGGCTGATTTAAATGAACTTTGCTATACATTAGGATCTCAAATGGTTGTTGTTGGCGGCAAAGCAAAAACAATCGAAGAGGCTCGAAAAATGCTGGAGGAAGTTGTAGATAACGGGGCAGCATTGGAAGTACTGAAAAAATTCATCGCTGCACAAGGCGGAGATGCTTCAGTCGTTGATGACCCATCTCGTTTACCTCAGGCGAAATTCAAATTTGATGTACCGGCAAAACAGGCTGGCTATGTCTCAAAAATTGAAGCGGATGATATCGGAACAGCTGCAATGCTTCTTGGTGCAGGTCGTGCAACGAAGGAATCTGAAATTGACTTAGCGGTAGGGCTTGTCCTTCATAAAAAAGTAGGCGATCAAGTCGAAGTAGGCGAATCGCTAATGACAATCCATGCTAATACAGAAAATGTCGACGCAGTATTAGAAAAGATTTATGCACATGTATACATTTCTGCTGAAAAAGTCGAATCACCAAAATTAATCGAAGCAATTATTACACAATAA
- the deoB gene encoding phosphopentomutase, producing MQPFKKVHVIVMDSVGIGEAPDADKFGDAGSNTLGHIAEKMNGLNMPNMEKMGLSNIRELQGINKTEKPAAFYGMMQEASVGKDTMTGHWEIMGLKIDTPFKVYPEGFPAELISKLEEATGRKVLCNLPYSGTAVIDDYGPEHMETGAIIVYTSADPVMQIAAHEEVIPVEELYKICEIARELTLDAEFLVGRVIARPFVGEPGNFTRTSNRHDYALTPFGRTTMAEMKDANLDVIAIGKISDIFNGDGVTEAIRTKDNTDGMDKMLEVVRRDFHGISFLNLVDFDANFGHRRDPIGYGQALEEFDRRLPEVMEALSDDDLLIITADHGNDPTFPGTDHTREYVPLIVYSPRFTAGSELQLRETFADIAATIADNFNIAAPQFGKSFLSELK from the coding sequence ATGCAACCGTTTAAGAAAGTACATGTAATTGTAATGGATTCTGTTGGTATCGGTGAAGCACCGGATGCCGATAAATTTGGCGATGCTGGCTCAAATACATTAGGACATATCGCAGAAAAAATGAATGGCTTAAATATGCCGAATATGGAGAAAATGGGTTTATCGAATATCCGTGAACTTCAAGGCATTAATAAAACTGAAAAACCTGCTGCATTTTACGGCATGATGCAAGAAGCATCTGTTGGTAAAGATACAATGACAGGTCACTGGGAGATCATGGGACTGAAGATCGATACTCCGTTTAAAGTATACCCGGAAGGCTTTCCCGCAGAACTGATTTCTAAGCTGGAAGAAGCAACTGGCCGCAAAGTACTTTGTAATTTACCTTACAGTGGAACCGCTGTCATTGACGATTATGGTCCGGAACATATGGAAACAGGTGCAATTATTGTGTATACATCGGCAGACCCGGTTATGCAAATTGCAGCACATGAAGAAGTTATTCCAGTAGAAGAACTTTATAAAATTTGTGAAATTGCACGTGAATTAACATTGGATGCTGAATTTTTAGTAGGTCGTGTTATTGCCCGTCCGTTCGTTGGCGAACCAGGTAACTTTACACGTACATCAAACCGTCATGATTATGCATTGACGCCATTTGGACGCACGACAATGGCTGAAATGAAGGACGCAAATCTTGATGTCATTGCGATCGGTAAAATTTCGGACATCTTTAATGGTGACGGGGTAACGGAAGCGATTCGTACGAAAGACAACACGGATGGCATGGACAAAATGTTGGAAGTTGTTCGTCGTGATTTCCATGGTATCAGCTTCCTGAACTTAGTGGACTTTGATGCGAACTTTGGACACCGACGTGATCCGATTGGCTATGGTCAAGCATTGGAAGAATTTGATCGTCGTTTACCGGAAGTTATGGAAGCGTTATCAGACGATGATTTGCTGATTATTACGGCAGACCACGGGAACGATCCGACATTCCCTGGTACAGACCATACACGTGAATACGTACCGTTAATTGTTTACTCACCGCGCTTTACAGCAGGATCAGAATTGCAGTTACGTGAAACATTTGCGGATATTGCTGCAACAATTGCAGATAATTTTAATATTGCAGCACCGCAATTCGGAAAAAGCTTTTTATCAGAGCTGAAATAA
- the xerD gene encoding site-specific tyrosine recombinase XerD, producing the protein MQALNDSIEDYLHFIKVERQLSDNTLQSYKRDLVAYARHIHHEQQIMEFDKVMREHILLYLDSLRSVGKSSKTISRQISSIRSFHQFLLREKVTNQDPTVHLEMPKKELSLPKVLSIEEIDALLTAPSVEKPQGTRDIAILEMMYGSGMRISELIELNLEDVHMTMGFVRVFGKGGKERIIPLGRSAISACVNYLEQARPQLLGNAPKNDAFFITQRGKRFTRQGCWKIIKEHAAEAGISKEITPHVLRHSFATHLIENGADLRAVQELLGHADISTTQIYTHVSKTRLSEVYKQFHPRA; encoded by the coding sequence ATGCAAGCTTTAAATGATTCAATAGAAGATTATCTACATTTTATTAAAGTCGAACGTCAGCTATCTGATAATACATTACAATCCTATAAGCGTGATTTAGTCGCATATGCCCGTCACATCCATCATGAGCAGCAGATCATGGAATTTGATAAAGTTATGCGCGAACATATTTTGCTTTATTTGGACAGCTTAAGGTCTGTAGGAAAATCATCGAAGACGATATCGAGACAGATTTCATCGATCCGTTCATTTCATCAGTTTTTATTGAGGGAAAAAGTGACGAATCAAGATCCTACCGTTCATTTGGAAATGCCTAAAAAAGAACTGTCTTTGCCAAAAGTATTATCAATAGAAGAAATTGATGCACTTTTGACAGCACCATCTGTCGAAAAACCACAGGGAACTCGGGATATTGCCATTTTGGAAATGATGTACGGTTCCGGAATGCGTATAAGTGAACTGATTGAACTGAACTTGGAGGATGTCCATATGACAATGGGATTCGTCCGTGTATTTGGTAAAGGCGGAAAAGAACGTATTATACCGCTTGGGAGAAGTGCGATTTCTGCATGTGTAAATTATTTGGAGCAGGCGAGACCTCAACTTTTAGGCAATGCACCTAAAAATGATGCGTTTTTCATTACGCAGAGAGGGAAAAGATTCACGAGACAAGGCTGCTGGAAAATCATTAAGGAACATGCAGCAGAAGCTGGCATTTCCAAAGAAATTACACCGCATGTTCTGCGCCATTCCTTTGCGACACATCTGATTGAAAATGGTGCCGATTTGCGTGCAGTACAGGAGCTTTTAGGACATGCAGATATATCAACGACACAAATTTATACACATGTAAGTAAAACTCGTTTATCGGAAGTTTATAAACAATTCCATCCGCGTGCTTAA
- a CDS encoding MerR family transcriptional regulator gives MTKRTIDYYTNLGLLKVERSASNYRYYDKEMIERIHWIEEQKKLGKCLEEIHRSLGPSKDEPEEIDVQDIRLQMRKLEHDVTVLMEHLDDKERQKLRKKVSPESVALMQSLLLILNN, from the coding sequence GTGACAAAACGAACTATTGATTATTATACGAATTTGGGCCTTCTAAAAGTTGAACGTTCGGCATCCAATTATCGCTACTATGATAAAGAGATGATTGAACGTATACACTGGATTGAAGAGCAGAAGAAGCTTGGCAAGTGCCTTGAAGAAATTCACCGCTCGCTTGGCCCTTCAAAAGATGAACCCGAAGAAATCGATGTTCAGGATATTCGATTGCAAATGCGCAAGCTTGAACATGATGTAACGGTATTAATGGAACATTTAGATGACAAAGAGCGGCAGAAACTCCGCAAAAAAGTTTCGCCTGAAAGTGTTGCTCTCATGCAATCACTATTATTAATTTTAAATAACTAG
- a CDS encoding hemolysin family protein produces the protein MTTIINLIIFSVLIAFTAFFVATEFAIVKVRQSRIDQLVAEGKAGSISAKNVTTHLDEYLSACQLGITVTALGIGMVGESTFEFILHPLFESMGIGTEYIHWFTLGGAFFLATFFHVVVGELAPKTIAIQRAEAITLAFAKPIQLFYKLMFPLIWLLNGSARLLLKLFGMRPASEHELSHTEEELRLLLSESYKSGEINVNELKYVNNVFEFDDKIAREIMVPRTDIIGFDVTATFEEVLTQVSEERYTRYPVYDGDRDNILGFLNIKDFLTLGMNNRIDPATFKLEDYINPVVRTIETTPIQSLLQIMQKKRIHIAILLDEYGGTSGMITVEDILEELVGEIRDEFDDDEVSDIRKIGEDHYLVYSKVLLEDISKLLFLDIEDPNVDTIGGWYFTNMPDLNIEDTFIFENYAFKIHEIDGHQLQFLEIKKMHDLIEQ, from the coding sequence TTGACCACAATCATTAACTTAATTATTTTCTCGGTTTTAATCGCTTTTACGGCCTTTTTCGTTGCAACGGAATTTGCGATCGTAAAAGTACGTCAATCCCGTATTGACCAACTTGTAGCTGAAGGTAAAGCCGGTTCCATTTCAGCTAAAAATGTAACAACCCACCTTGATGAATATTTATCTGCCTGTCAATTAGGTATTACGGTAACAGCACTGGGAATCGGGATGGTCGGTGAATCCACATTTGAGTTTATACTTCACCCGCTATTCGAATCTATGGGAATTGGCACAGAATATATTCATTGGTTTACATTAGGTGGCGCATTCTTTTTAGCGACTTTCTTCCACGTTGTAGTAGGTGAACTTGCACCTAAAACGATTGCTATTCAAAGAGCAGAAGCGATTACTCTGGCATTCGCGAAGCCTATTCAATTATTCTATAAACTTATGTTCCCGTTAATTTGGCTATTAAATGGTTCAGCACGTTTATTATTGAAATTGTTCGGGATGCGACCAGCGAGCGAACATGAACTCTCTCATACGGAAGAGGAATTGCGCCTGCTTCTATCCGAGAGCTATAAATCCGGTGAGATCAATGTCAACGAATTAAAATATGTAAACAATGTGTTTGAATTCGATGATAAAATCGCCCGCGAAATTATGGTTCCCCGTACAGATATTATCGGCTTTGATGTGACTGCAACGTTCGAAGAAGTTTTAACACAAGTTTCAGAGGAACGCTATACACGCTACCCGGTTTACGATGGGGACCGCGATAATATATTAGGTTTTTTAAATATTAAAGACTTTTTAACACTTGGCATGAATAACCGGATCGATCCGGCAACATTTAAATTGGAAGACTATATTAATCCGGTCGTTCGCACAATTGAAACAACACCAATTCAAAGTTTGCTTCAAATTATGCAGAAAAAGCGTATTCATATTGCAATCCTGCTTGATGAATACGGCGGAACGAGCGGTATGATTACCGTTGAAGATATTCTGGAAGAGCTTGTCGGTGAAATTCGCGATGAGTTTGACGATGATGAAGTTTCAGATATTCGTAAAATCGGTGAAGACCATTATTTAGTCTATTCAAAAGTATTGCTTGAAGATATTTCTAAATTGCTGTTTCTTGATATTGAAGATCCGAATGTTGATACAATCGGGGGCTGGTACTTCACAAACATGCCGGACCTGAATATTGAAGATACATTTATTTTTGAAAACTATGCGTTTAAAATCCATGAAATTGACGGCCATCAGCTGCAATTTTTAGAAATCAAAAAAATGCATGATCTTATAGAACAGTAG
- a CDS encoding general stress protein, translating into MAIIKSVENGVQAKSVIESFITEGYERDHIHVFANSNKRAEDIADFFDVDASKTPGTTENDKGFLASIKNFFQSTPEDLHHQLADIGVGENEHATAKNDLDAGKILIVAHHPGK; encoded by the coding sequence ATGGCAATTATCAAATCAGTAGAAAACGGTGTGCAAGCAAAATCAGTAATCGAATCATTTATTACAGAGGGCTATGAACGCGATCATATTCATGTTTTCGCAAACAGCAATAAACGTGCGGAAGATATTGCTGACTTTTTCGATGTTGATGCGAGCAAAACTCCTGGAACAACAGAAAATGATAAAGGCTTCTTGGCATCAATTAAAAATTTCTTCCAAAGTACTCCGGAAGATCTTCACCATCAGCTTGCTGACATCGGTGTAGGCGAAAATGAACATGCAACTGCAAAGAATGATCTGGATGCAGGTAAGATCCTAATTGTTGCTCATCATCCGGGAAAATAA
- a CDS encoding Fur family transcriptional regulator, translated as MESRIDRIKKQLHSASYKLTPQREATVAVLLEHEEDHLSAEDVYLLVKEKAPEIGLATVYRTLELLTELKIVDKINFGDGVSRYDLRQEGAKHFHHHLVCIECGAVDEIQEDLLEDVEEIVEKRWNFIIKDHRLTFHGICWRCHDNNDNSGDSNA; from the coding sequence ATGGAGAGCCGTATTGATCGAATTAAAAAGCAACTGCATAGTGCGAGCTATAAGCTGACGCCACAGCGAGAAGCAACAGTAGCGGTTTTACTGGAGCATGAGGAAGATCATTTAAGTGCTGAGGATGTTTACTTATTAGTAAAAGAAAAGGCACCAGAGATTGGACTAGCTACTGTATACCGTACATTGGAGCTTTTAACAGAGCTGAAAATTGTCGATAAAATAAATTTTGGTGATGGGGTGTCCCGTTATGATTTACGTCAAGAGGGCGCGAAGCATTTCCATCATCATCTAGTTTGTATCGAATGTGGCGCAGTAGATGAAATTCAAGAAGATTTACTAGAAGATGTAGAAGAAATTGTGGAGAAACGTTGGAACTTTATAATCAAAGATCACCGTCTTACATTCCATGGCATCTGCTGGCGTTGTCATGATAATAATGACAACTCTGGAGACAGCAATGCATAA
- a CDS encoding NUDIX domain-containing protein, which produces MKKFEEKTIQSQPIYSGKVISLKVDDVSLPNGETGKREIINHPGAVAVIAITDNNKILLVEQYRKALERSIIEIPAGKLEKGEEPIVTARRELEEETGYTSDHFEFIQAFATSPGFADEIIHIYVAEKLKKLDIPADLDEDEFVELMEVSLEEAEAMVADGRIYDAKTAFAILWLKFKMKLNQ; this is translated from the coding sequence ATGAAAAAATTTGAAGAGAAAACAATTCAATCCCAACCCATCTATTCAGGGAAGGTTATTTCATTAAAAGTAGACGATGTATCGCTTCCGAATGGTGAAACAGGGAAGCGTGAAATTATTAATCATCCAGGAGCAGTTGCAGTAATTGCCATCACAGACAACAATAAAATTTTACTTGTTGAGCAGTACCGTAAAGCTCTTGAACGTTCCATTATAGAAATCCCTGCCGGTAAGCTGGAAAAAGGGGAGGAGCCAATTGTAACGGCCCGCCGCGAATTGGAGGAAGAGACAGGGTATACGTCTGATCATTTCGAATTTATTCAGGCTTTCGCTACTTCACCGGGTTTTGCGGATGAAATTATTCATATTTACGTAGCAGAAAAGTTAAAAAAATTAGACATTCCTGCTGATTTAGACGAAGATGAATTTGTGGAGTTAATGGAAGTATCACTGGAAGAAGCAGAAGCGATGGTTGCGGACGGCCGTATTTACGATGCCAAAACGGCTTTTGCGATTTTATGGCTGAAATTTAAAATGAAATTAAATCAATAA
- a CDS encoding aldo/keto reductase, with amino-acid sequence MKKRQLGTSNLHISEISLGCMSLPPNPAEAEEVIHAAIDAGINYYDTADLYNQGDNEKVVGAALKQHRNNIYLASKVGNRWEEGKEGWSWDTSANYINKAVRDSLQRLQTDYLDLYQLHGGTTEDNWEEITDTFESLKKEGLIREYGISSIRPNVFMPYLQNSNAISNMMQFNIFDERASEFFEPIQQTGASVVTRGSIAKGLLTNEWRTRLKSFMSYDEPAAKDVLQKIEQQFGDVHATALAFNLQYPAVASTVIGARTVAQLQQNLDAYEKAQSIQNISEIDNWTKTDRYTEHR; translated from the coding sequence ATGAAAAAACGACAATTAGGTACAAGCAATCTTCATATTTCTGAAATTAGTTTAGGCTGTATGTCATTACCTCCAAATCCAGCAGAAGCAGAAGAGGTCATTCATGCGGCAATTGACGCGGGCATTAATTATTATGATACCGCCGATCTGTATAATCAGGGAGACAACGAAAAGGTTGTTGGCGCGGCACTGAAGCAACACCGCAACAATATTTACCTGGCATCTAAAGTCGGGAATCGTTGGGAAGAAGGAAAAGAAGGTTGGAGCTGGGATACATCCGCAAATTATATTAATAAGGCGGTACGTGACAGCCTGCAACGACTACAGACAGATTACTTGGATCTTTACCAGTTACATGGCGGTACGACCGAAGATAATTGGGAGGAAATTACCGACACATTTGAAAGTTTGAAAAAAGAAGGACTTATCCGCGAATATGGCATTTCCTCCATCCGACCGAATGTTTTCATGCCATATTTACAAAACAGTAATGCAATCAGCAATATGATGCAGTTTAATATTTTTGATGAACGGGCAAGCGAATTTTTTGAACCGATTCAACAGACAGGAGCTTCTGTCGTAACACGCGGATCGATTGCAAAAGGTTTGCTGACGAATGAATGGCGCACACGCTTAAAGTCCTTTATGAGCTATGATGAACCGGCAGCAAAAGATGTGCTGCAAAAAATTGAACAGCAATTCGGTGATGTCCATGCAACTGCCCTCGCTTTCAATTTACAATACCCAGCGGTTGCTTCAACTGTTATTGGGGCGCGTACAGTTGCGCAACTGCAGCAAAATCTGGATGCTTACGAAAAAGCGCAATCAATACAAAATATTTCAGAGATCGACAACTGGACAAAAACCGACCGTTACACTGAGCATAGATGA